One Mycolicibacterium doricum genomic window, CGCGGCGTCGGCACCGCGCACGTACGGCCACTGCCCGGGCAGCGGCGGCTCGGGCAGCTCGTCGAGGCTGGTGTAGAGCGGGCGGATCGCGAAACCGTCGTAGGTCGGCGAATCGAGCAGCCGCTCGGGTTCGGCGGGCAGGTCGGCGGGATCTTTGCGGGCGCTCTTGGCCAGCACCCCGGCTACCGCGGAGCGCCACTGCGCCAGACCGGACTCGACAGCACTGGCCCCCTGCACAGACACCGGCATTCTCCTGTTGTCGCAGTGTGTGACTTGACGTATCCGCGTGTGACTGACGTATCCGCCCACCAGGCTAAATGATGGTGGTCACGGTGCTTCCCGCCGGTCGGCCGACGTGCCGGGCATCACCCGACGGCTCCGAGCCGTAGGCTTTGTGAATGTGAAAGCCGTCGTCAAGACCTTGCAGGCAGTGCAAGCGACGGTGGCCGCCGCAGACCTGCAGGTACCGCGTCGGCACCTCATCGCGCTCGCCGCCGCGATTGTGATTCTCGTCGCACTCGCCTGGTGGCTTCCGATCCCCAACGCGCTGGAGCTGCGCGACTGGGCGACGTCGGTTGGCGCCTGGTTCCCTCTCGTATTCCTGGCCACCCACGTCGTGGTGACGACGTTTCCGTTCCCCCGAACGGCCTTCACCCTCGCCGCCGGGCTGCTTTTCGGCCCGCTGCTGGGCATCGCGATCGCGGTGGCGGCGAGCACCGTCAGCGCGCTGCTCGCGGTCCTGTTGATCCGCGCGCTGGGCTGGCAGCTGAACAACCTGGTCAGCCACCCCGCCGTCGACCGCATCGACGTGCGGCTGCGGCGTCGCGGCTGGCCGTCGGTGATCGCACTGCGGCTGATCCCGGCCGTGCCGTTCGCCGTACTGAACTACGCCGCGGGCGCGTCGGCGGTCCGACTGCTCCCCTATTCGCTGGCGACCCTCTTCGGTATGGTGCCGGGCACCGCGGCGGTGGTGATCCTCGGCGACGCGCTTACCGGCCAGGTCAATCCGCTGCTGGTGCTCATCTCCGCGGCCACCGCGAGCATCGGCGTGGTGGTGCTGTTCTACGAGAACCGCTTGCAGCGCAGGCTTACCGTCGGTGTCCCCCGAAGGTGCGAACTCCGCCCTTAACCGACGCGGATGCATACTGCCGCCGCTACATTGCTGGCCATGGCGGTACTTGGGGCGGACGTCGGAGACCTGCGGACATTGGCCGACGAAATGGGCCAGGGCCGCCCGCCGGCTCGACTCGGTGCGCATGGTGTTGGGCCAGCAGCTCGGCCTGCCGCTGGGGTCGCGCGGACCGGACGCCGAGCGCTTCGGACAGCAGTGGCGCTATGAGGGTTCTCAACACCTGGCTTCCGCCGCGGCGGGACTCGACAACGCCGCCGCGGCGCTGCGCCGAAACGCGCTCGAGCAGGAGGTGGCCGGTGGGGTGGTCTGCGCAGATGTGCAGACCGGACGGGCGGACGTGTTCTCGGCCGAGGACCTGTTCGACACGAACAACGTCTTGTCCACCGCAGCCGGATATTTCGAAACCATCAGCGGGTCGAAGCTGCCCGGTCCGATCGGCCAGGTCATGACGGGCCTCGGCGTGCTGGGATCCGGTGGCGACGTGGCGGACCTGCTGGGCGAGGACACCGGCGGGCGACGCATCGTCGGTGGGCTCGGGATGAGCTCGCTGATCCTCGGGCTGGCCGACCTGGCCAAGCTGCCGACCAATCCGCTCGGCCTTGCCCTCGGCGTGGCGGGCGGCTTCATCGAGGCCACGATTCCGCTCGGCGAGAAAGATTACGACGAGGTACTCGACATGGGCTCCCACCACATGTTCGGCCGCGACGCCGAGGATCTAACCACCGCTCAGCGGGACATGCTGAGTCGTCGCTATGAGGGACCGATCGGGGTGGCCAACATGATCTCCGACAAAATGGACACCACCGCCGAGAAGGTCAAAGACTTCTTCGGCAGGCTCTTCTGACCATGACTGCCGAGGTCTACACCGAGATCGCGCTGGCCGAACTGGGCCATCTGACCGCCGGGGCCGGCGGTGATCCGGCGATGCTCGACGGCGCGCTGGGCACGACCACGTACTTCGGCCGCGAAGACGTTCTGGCGCTGGGTCGGCGTCTGCACCGTGCGCGTGTCGGCGGGAGCGATGCCCCTGGGCACGCGGAAACGGCGGCCTACTTCGACGCGGTCGCTTCCGTGCTCGCCGCCGACCCGGCGATCACCGTGGTCAACGTCGGACCGCAGCGCAGCGCAGCGTGCTCTACTTCGCCGCACCGGGATGCCACGTCGAGGTGGCGATCGTCGACGGTCGCGCGTTCCTCGCGCTGCACGCCGGCGAGGTGAGCATCGACGCCTCTGCCGAACTCACCGTCGTCATCCGTCACCGGGCCGGGTTGCCGCGCCGCCACCTCGCAATCAACGGCGGCTCGGTCGCCGTCAGCGACGACGGGAACGGCTGGCGACGAATTGATCTCGAGGGCCGGTCTCCCGCCGAGGTGCTGCGGGACTTCGTCACCGGGTGACGCGCGCGGGACCCTTCACGGTCATCGCGCCGAAGAGCACGAGCAGCGACGACGAGGCGACCAGCCCAGGGCTCCAGTCCCGGACCCGAAGGTGGGAACCGGCCGCGAGCATGAAGTAGATCGTCAGCATGAAGGTGGTCAGTCGCGCCAGCGGTGGCCAGCCGAACACCGACAGCAAACCGACCGCGCTCGCCGCCTTGACGACCGGGATGAGCGGCCGCAGATTCTCCGGGAGCCCGACGTCGTCGAATGTCTTCTTGATCGGCGCGATCGGTTTGACACAGGCCACCGCGTCGACGGCCTGCATCGCCGCGAGCACGGCGTAGGTCCGCCTGGAATTCAGTGCGTTCATTGGTCAGCGCTGCCGTGGCGGGGTGCGTTCAGCTCGCTGAGCGGCTCGGTGGACGAAAGCAGGCCGGGCCCCTGTACCGGGGTACGGGCCTGCGCCTCGGCCTCGGCGACCGCCTGCGCGATCGCGGGATCGGTCTCGGTGGAGAACCAATCGGCCACTTCCTCCCAGTCGTCCTCGGCTGGCGGCCGGTCATCGTCGGGCGAGGGGGTGTAGCGGATGACACCATCCTCTCCCGGGGCCCCCAGCAGTTTCGTGAAACCGCCCAGTGCGCCGGCGAAATCGCTGGGCACCACCCAGACCTTGTTCGCTTCGCCCCTGGCCATCTCCGGCAGCGTCTGGAGGTACTGGTAGGCCAGCAGTTCGGGGGTCGGCCGGGCCGCCTTGATGGCCGCGAACGTCTTCTCGATGGCCTTCGCCTGCCCCTGGGCCTGCAGGTAGGCCGCGGCCCGCTCACCCTGCGCCCGCAGCATCCGTGACTGGCGCTCGGCCTCGGCGCCGAGGATCGCGGCCTGTTTGGCGCCCTCGGCGGCGAGGATCTGCGCCTGCTTCTGACCTTCCGCCTGTTTGATGGCCGCTTCGCGGCTGCCTTCGGCGGTCAGGATCATCGCCCGCTTCTCGCGGTCGGCGCGCATCTGCTTCTCCATCGAGTCCTGGATCGAGGGGGGCGGGTCGATCGCGCGCAGTTCGACGCGGGCCACCCGCAGACCCCACCGGTTGGTGGCCTCGTCGAGCACCCCGCGCAGCGCGGTGTTGATCTGGTCGCGCGAGGTCAGTGTCTGCTCCAGCGTCATCCCACCGACCAGGTTGCGCAGCGTGGTGGTGGTGAGCTGCTCGACGCCGACGATGTAGTTGCTGATCTGGTAGACGGCAGCCTGCGGCTCGGTGACCTGGAAGTAGACGACGGTATCGATCGCGACCGTCAGGTTGTCCTCGGTGATCACCGGCTGGGGCGGGAAGGACACCACCCGCTCGCGCAGGTCCACCCGGGCGCGGATCTTGTCGATGAACGGGATAAGCAGCGTGAGCTGGCCGCTGACCGTGCGGCTGTAGCGGCCGAGTCGTTCGATGACTGCGGCCTCCGCCTGCGGGATCAGCGCGACCGATTTCGCCACCACGATGACGGCGAACACGACCAGCACCAACAACAGGACCAGGCCGGCGACGGCACCATCCATATCGGACTTCCTTCGCTAGGGGTTCTTCCAGACCACCGCGGTGGCGCCGTCGATCCGCATGACGGTCACCTGGTCGCCCGGTTCGTACACATCGTTGTCATCCAGCGGCCGGGCCGTCCAGACCTCGCCCTCGAGCTTGACCTGGCCGACGTGCCGGGCGACCCGGTCGAGCACCAGTGCGGTCTTGCCTTCCAGCGCCTTGGCGGGCTCCGGCAGCCCGACGCCGGAGTAGAAGCGTCTCCGCAACACCGGCCGGACCACCCCCAGCAACAGCACCGACACCAGCAGGAACACCACGCCGTCGGCCCAGATCGGCCAGTCGAACAACCAACTTGTCCCCGTGGCCGCCAACGCACCACCGGACAGCATGAGCAGGAACATGTCACCGGTGAGCGCCTCTGCCCCGGCCAGCACGATCGCGAGGACGAGCCAGATCAGCCAAACGGGCATGACGCCAGCGTAACGCGTGAGCGGCTACTCCAGCGGCGAACAACTACACTGCGGGCATCATGTGGTGTCCCAGTGCAACGCTGGCGGTGTGGGCCAATTCGTGGCTCGCGGGTACCGCCGCGCCCGACGACGTGCTCGACTCGCTCTCCGTTTGGGCGCCAAGGCATTCCGTGACCGCCTACGATTCCGCCGCGGCGGGCCGGACCGGTCTGCCGTGGCCCGATCTCAACGGCACCGGCGCGGTATCGCTGTTGCAGACGCTGCGCACCGCGGCCGGTCCCGCACCATCCGGCCCTTCGCTGTCCGTCGCCCTTCCGGTACCCGGTGATGTGCGCGGACTGCCAGCGGGCACCCAATTCCAACGCGATGCGATCGCCGTCGGCGAGGCGCTCATCGTCACCGACCCACACCTCCCGTCGACCGCGGTGGGTCTTGTCCCCGATTTCGAGTTCGACGACGACGACAGCGACGATTCCGGGCTCGATCCCGAGGTGTCGGCGCTGTCGTGGACAGTCTATTCGGCGCCTGCGACGCCGCTCGCCGCGCACATCGACCTCGGTGAGGCGGAGTACGAACTACGTTCGGCGGTACGTGCGGCCGCCGAGGCCCTCGGCACCCTGCGTGCCGGTATGGGTGGTGGTGCCGACGTCGACG contains:
- a CDS encoding TVP38/TMEM64 family protein — translated: MKAVVKTLQAVQATVAAADLQVPRRHLIALAAAIVILVALAWWLPIPNALELRDWATSVGAWFPLVFLATHVVVTTFPFPRTAFTLAAGLLFGPLLGIAIAVAASTVSALLAVLLIRALGWQLNNLVSHPAVDRIDVRLRRRGWPSVIALRLIPAVPFAVLNYAAGASAVRLLPYSLATLFGMVPGTAAVVILGDALTGQVNPLLVLISAATASIGVVVLFYENRLQRRLTVGVPRRCELRP
- a CDS encoding DoxX family protein, producing the protein MNALNSRRTYAVLAAMQAVDAVACVKPIAPIKKTFDDVGLPENLRPLIPVVKAASAVGLLSVFGWPPLARLTTFMLTIYFMLAAGSHLRVRDWSPGLVASSSLLVLFGAMTVKGPARVTR
- a CDS encoding SPFH domain-containing protein gives rise to the protein MDGAVAGLVLLLVLVVFAVIVVAKSVALIPQAEAAVIERLGRYSRTVSGQLTLLIPFIDKIRARVDLRERVVSFPPQPVITEDNLTVAIDTVVYFQVTEPQAAVYQISNYIVGVEQLTTTTLRNLVGGMTLEQTLTSRDQINTALRGVLDEATNRWGLRVARVELRAIDPPPSIQDSMEKQMRADREKRAMILTAEGSREAAIKQAEGQKQAQILAAEGAKQAAILGAEAERQSRMLRAQGERAAAYLQAQGQAKAIEKTFAAIKAARPTPELLAYQYLQTLPEMARGEANKVWVVPSDFAGALGGFTKLLGAPGEDGVIRYTPSPDDDRPPAEDDWEEVADWFSTETDPAIAQAVAEAEAQARTPVQGPGLLSSTEPLSELNAPRHGSADQ
- a CDS encoding NfeD family protein, which translates into the protein MPVWLIWLVLAIVLAGAEALTGDMFLLMLSGGALAATGTSWLFDWPIWADGVVFLLVSVLLLGVVRPVLRRRFYSGVGLPEPAKALEGKTALVLDRVARHVGQVKLEGEVWTARPLDDNDVYEPGDQVTVMRIDGATAVVWKNP